CGCCGACTGCACCCGGAGGCGGGAACAGGAACGGGTTCACCTGCCCGATGGAGACGACGAGCTGCCAGATGACGACTATGACCACGACGAGCACGGGCGTCACGACCCAGGGCAGGACACGCATGACCTTCTGGCGGCTCATCAGTTCTCCTCGTCAATGTCGTGGCGGAGGTTCCGCACGATCTCGTTGAATTCCGGTGTCGTCGTGGAGTCGACCGTGCGCGGTTTCGGCTCGACGACCGGCAGCACTTGGCGCACTCGACCCGGTCGCGGCGTCATGTGCACAACTCGATCGGCGAGGAACACCGCCTCCGGGATGTCATGGGTGACGAAGACGACTGTCGACTTGGTCTCGAGCACGATGCGCTGCAGTTCGAGGTTCATACGCTCGCGGGTGAGCGCGTCCAATGCGCCGAACGGCTCGTCCATGAGGAGGAGATCTGGTTCGGTCGACAGCGAGCGCGCGATCGCGGCTCGCTGGCGCATCCCGCCGGAGAGTTCGCGTGGGTACGACTTCTCGAATCCACCGAGGCCGACGAGCTCTGCAAGCTCGGAGGCGCGTGCCCGACGATCCTGCTTGCCAGCGCCTCGCAGCTTCATCGGGAGAGCGATGTTGTCGAGTACCGAGAGCCAAGGGAACAGGTTGCTCTCCTGGAAGACGAAGCCGAGCTTCGTGATGGCCGACTCGTCCACCGTCGATCCCCGCCACAGGTTGTTGCCGTCGACCTCGATCGTTCCAGCACTGGGTGCGAGCAGGCCACCGATCATTCGCAGCAGTGTCGTCTTGCCGCACCCCGACCGCCCGATCAGTGCGACGAACTCACCGCGCTGAATGCTCAGATCAACGCCCGAGACAGCGTGGGTGGTACCGGACCTGGTGGCGAAGTCGCGTCCGAGGCCTTGGATGTGCAGTCGGGGAACAGCGTCCGTTGCGCCCGTGGTGGGTGCAGGCGGTGTCGGAGTCTGTGTGCTCATGATGGGCATCGTCGCCTCTCGTTGTCAGGGAGAAGGTGTGGCCCCACCGCATGCGCGGGGCCACACCCGGGATGGGTCGAGGTCAGTTGGCCGGAAGCAGGTCGCTCGTGATCCAGGCCGACGGATCACCACCGCCCTCGAGCAGGCCGCCGTCGACGTACGCGTCGTAGATGTCCGTCCAGTAGTCGTCATCGTTCTCGAGCAGGCCGACGGTTCCCGTCGAGTCGATCCACGTCTCGGTCGTGTAGGTCTCGAGAGCCTGAACCGCGATCGCGTCGTCTTTCAAGGCTGCGAAGTCCCAGTCACCGCTGTCGCGCAGGGTGGCCAGCACATTCGCGAAGTCATTCTCCCGATCGTCGATGAGCTCCTGTGTCGCTTCCTTGATCGCAGCGAGGAAGCGTTCGATGTCTTCGACCTGGCCGGGGTCTTCAAGATTCGACTTCGTCGTGATCCAGACCTGGCGCTCTGGAGCGTCGACCAGACCCGCGGGGCTGGAGACGGCATCCTCATTCTGCTCGACGATGCCGATCGATGTGTCGAGGCTGACGACGTAGCCGTCGAGCTGCCCCTGCTTCACCAGCTCGTATGTGGCCGCCGTCACCGGCACCGCCTGTCGGGTGACCGAATCACGCGGTACGTCGGCGTCGTCGAGGGCGAAGTTGAGCATCTTCTCGCTCGTACCGCCGACCGAACCGAGGCCGATCACTTTGCCTTCCATGTCCTCTGCGGACTCGATCGGGTTCTCCTTGGTTGAAATGACGCGCAGATTGCTGCGGTATGCCATCGTGCCGACGCCCACGATGGGCTGACCCGATTCCATTCCGGGCAGGACGTCGACGGTACTCACCCGGGTGATCGGTGTGGCACCGCCGAGCAAGGTCTGGATCGCCGCAGAGGTGCCCTGCACCGGTTGCAGTTGAACGTCGAGACCGTGCTCTTCGAATATTCCGGCGGAGTATGCGTACATCTCGGGTGTGAACGTGAACGACTGGAGCGGGAGGAACGACACCACCACGATCTTGTCGAGTTGCGCCGGGGCTTCCCCTCCCTCTGTCGCGGGTGCGCTGTCTGCACCCGCGCACCCGGTCAGCGCGAGCGATGCCGCGATAAGCACGGCTGCCGCTGCCCGAAGGCGCGAGCGGGAGGACCAGGGGCTGTGTTTCTGCGCTGCTATGGGCATTTTCGACTCCTGTGTCGGATCGTCCTGTCCGCAACTCTGCGGTCGGTCGGATCAGTCTGCCGACCATGCTTCGCGAAGGAAACACGTCTTTTTACTGGATGAAATCAGTCGGCGAAACTGATGACCGCGCAGATCATTGAAGCACTGTTACGACACCGGTGTTCCCGTCGACACGCAGCAGGTCCCCGGTGCGAACCACGTCAAGCGGATTCGGTGCAGCCTCGACGACCGTGGGCACCCGGGTGACGATCGCCCCCAGTACGGCCTTGGTCGTGACGACGTTGAAGACCATCGCGGCAGGGGCGGTGCCCATGAGCCGCGTCGACTGGAAGAAGCCCGACCAACCCGATGAGCCCTTCGCCCCAGGGAACACGAGGACCTTGCCCGTGAAGCACACGCCGAACAGCTCGTGCCGCGGTTCGATCACCGTGCCGGTCGCCACATCGATCCCGCCGAATCCTGAGATCGGGTCGTGTGTGACGAGCGCTTCCGCCTCGACGACACCGGGCACGATTCCGCGGCCGCGCAGTTCCACCGTCATGCGAGCTCCCCACGCCACCGGCCGGTGATGGCGGCATCCACGCACTCGTCGAGTGTGCCGAACCAGGCTTCGATGCCGAGAATCGCCGGCAGGTAGTGGGCCTGCTTGGCTGAGTCTGTTGCGAACACGCGCGTGCCAGGAGGTGCCGCACGCGACATCGCCGGGCAGGAGTCGGTCAGCACCTTGCCGCCGGCGCGCATGATCGTCTGCGTGTATCCGTTGCGGTCTGCCATCGTGCGCAGGGCCCGCGGTGTCATGACCCAGAGTTCGGTTCCTTCGTGAAGCCGCCGTCCCTCGAGCAGATGGGCGACCTGCGCGACCTGGTCGAGTGAGGCATGCGGGCAGCCGAGCAGAATGAAATCGACGTCATCACTGTCGCCTTGCGCGTTCAGCGTCTCGTACGCCCAGCGTCGCTCGGCATCGCCGTAGCGGATCGCCTCCGGCACCGTTCCTCCACCGAACGCGGCCTCGAGTGTGGGAGCTTCAGGGGTGATTCCTGGGATGTGGTAGATCTCGACTCCGCCGGATGTCGCGGTTGCGGCTCCGAAGTGCTTGAGGTCGGCGAGGTCGGGCTGAGCCAAGGACCCGACGATCGCCGGCCGCGCTTCTTGCACGACTTCGCCGACGTAGTAGCCCAGGAGCCCCCACTCCTGGAAGGTGTCTATGCTCGTGTCGGCCTGGAGAAGATGTGTCGCATAGCGATTCTCGGTGAGGTGATTGCCCCAGTACGGAATCTTGCCCGTGAGTGCCGCGGCCCCGGTGGAGGCGCCGCCTTCGCAGTTGGTCCGCGCACCGAGAACCGAATTCGCGTATACGACGGCCGAGGACTCCATCCACGCGACGTGTTCGCCACGCACGGGGAGGTTGCCCACCTGGTAGGGAGTGCACGTGGCCAGAACGTTGACGCCGCGCTCCGAGTAGTAGGACTCCGCGTCGGCCTGCAGTTCGATCGACTGCTTCGAATAGCTCGTCAGCCCGTCCGCGTCGTCCGAGAAACCGTGCTGCAGCTGGCACGTGGGCACTTTCATGCGAGGGATCTCGAAGTCGTCGTCGCTGTCGAGATTGATGACGGCGTATGCCTTGGCCCAGCCCTTCTCGCGCACCAGCTGGGCCTTCGCCGGCGACGGCTGGGTCATCGTTCCCGCCACATTGCGCGTATCCACGAGACGCTCTGCTCCGAGGGCGTCACCGTAGCGGATGAGCAGGTCCATCGCGGCCGCGACGGCGTCGCCCTCCACGCCGTCGCGCATCGAGCTCTCTTCATCCGTGAGCTTCATCGCTCCTCCTCGGGCCGTGTCGCGAGGTCCTGTTACGCCTCGATCTTGGTGGACGAGAACGGGATCGCGCGAGGCGGGTTGAGCGTGAAGACCTCGACGACGGCCGAGACTCCGGCATTGTCGGCACCCGCGACGATGATCTGCACGTTCGTGGGGTGGCTGAGCAACCGCACCCGATCCGGCGTATCGGTGCTGCTCGCCGTGTCCGACGTCGAGTCCGGGTGGTTGGCAGGCAGCCGCCAACGAGTCTTGTTGGACAGTGCTTCTTTACCCACCCGTGCCAGGTCTTCGCGATCGCGGACGGCGTTCTCGAAGATGAATGCACGCAGATCATCCTTGCTCCAGCCCGCGTTCGCGAACATCGCGGCGTGCTCGGGCACGAGCACGAGCAACGTCGACGTGTACTCGTGGATGAGTGCGCCGGTACGACAGATCGTGTCGACGAAGTCGAGGGCGAGTTGCTCGGGAACCATCGTGTGGCGTGCCTCGATGTGCACGACGGAGCGGATGACGAACATCGTCGCAACGCTGTCGTCAGCATCGAACCCATGCTCGAGCGCGAACGACGGCCACGGACTCTGTTCTTCGTTCTCACCTATGACTGCGGTGTATTTGGAGGGGTTTCCCTGCGTGGCCTGGTCGAGTCCGTGCGGGTTGAGACCGAATACGTTGATGAGGCCGAGGCGAACGGCACGCCCGATCGTGGCGTTCGATCGGAACCCTGAGCCGAAGATGTTGCCGCGGCTGTTGATGTCGATTTCGCCTCGGACAGGACCGTTGACGACGAGGAACGGTGCGGTACCGGTCGTCGACTGCCAGATGCCGCGGGCGGGGTGCGGCTCTTTCGCGACGGACTCCCACGCGGCGATCACGACAGGCAGGTACTCCGGTCTGCATCCGGCGAGCGCAGCGTTGAGCGCTGCGAGCCGCACTGTGATGCTGCGGTTGAGGTGGGCGACGGTGAACAGCACCTCGTTCGGGTCGCGCGTGACGGTTGCGAGGAACTCCGCGAGGTAGGACTCCGTCACCGGCACGACAGGCAGCCCATCGGTCCACTCGTTGTCCCAGTAATAGTCGAGCGCCGTGCGGATCTCGTCCGAATCGACTTCGTGCGTGCTGGATACCGTGACAGACATG
The DNA window shown above is from Microbacterium murale and carries:
- a CDS encoding ABC transporter ATP-binding protein, with the protein product MSTQTPTPPAPTTGATDAVPRLHIQGLGRDFATRSGTTHAVSGVDLSIQRGEFVALIGRSGCGKTTLLRMIGGLLAPSAGTIEVDGNNLWRGSTVDESAITKLGFVFQESNLFPWLSVLDNIALPMKLRGAGKQDRRARASELAELVGLGGFEKSYPRELSGGMRQRAAIARSLSTEPDLLLMDEPFGALDALTRERMNLELQRIVLETKSTVVFVTHDIPEAVFLADRVVHMTPRPGRVRQVLPVVEPKPRTVDSTTTPEFNEIVRNLRHDIDEEN
- a CDS encoding ABC transporter substrate-binding protein; the protein is MPIAAQKHSPWSSRSRLRAAAAVLIAASLALTGCAGADSAPATEGGEAPAQLDKIVVVSFLPLQSFTFTPEMYAYSAGIFEEHGLDVQLQPVQGTSAAIQTLLGGATPITRVSTVDVLPGMESGQPIVGVGTMAYRSNLRVISTKENPIESAEDMEGKVIGLGSVGGTSEKMLNFALDDADVPRDSVTRQAVPVTAATYELVKQGQLDGYVVSLDTSIGIVEQNEDAVSSPAGLVDAPERQVWITTKSNLEDPGQVEDIERFLAAIKEATQELIDDRENDFANVLATLRDSGDWDFAALKDDAIAVQALETYTTETWIDSTGTVGLLENDDDYWTDIYDAYVDGGLLEGGGDPSAWITSDLLPAN
- a CDS encoding aconitase X swivel domain-containing protein, which translates into the protein MTVELRGRGIVPGVVEAEALVTHDPISGFGGIDVATGTVIEPRHELFGVCFTGKVLVFPGAKGSSGWSGFFQSTRLMGTAPAAMVFNVVTTKAVLGAIVTRVPTVVEAAPNPLDVVRTGDLLRVDGNTGVVTVLQ
- a CDS encoding aconitase X catalytic domain-containing protein — its product is MKLTDEESSMRDGVEGDAVAAAMDLLIRYGDALGAERLVDTRNVAGTMTQPSPAKAQLVREKGWAKAYAVINLDSDDDFEIPRMKVPTCQLQHGFSDDADGLTSYSKQSIELQADAESYYSERGVNVLATCTPYQVGNLPVRGEHVAWMESSAVVYANSVLGARTNCEGGASTGAAALTGKIPYWGNHLTENRYATHLLQADTSIDTFQEWGLLGYYVGEVVQEARPAIVGSLAQPDLADLKHFGAATATSGGVEIYHIPGITPEAPTLEAAFGGGTVPEAIRYGDAERRWAYETLNAQGDSDDVDFILLGCPHASLDQVAQVAHLLEGRRLHEGTELWVMTPRALRTMADRNGYTQTIMRAGGKVLTDSCPAMSRAAPPGTRVFATDSAKQAHYLPAILGIEAWFGTLDECVDAAITGRWRGELA